A stretch of Perognathus longimembris pacificus isolate PPM17 chromosome 1, ASM2315922v1, whole genome shotgun sequence DNA encodes these proteins:
- the Sgsm3 gene encoding small G protein signaling modulator 3 isoform X2 translates to MSGSHTPCASGPFSALTPSIWPQEILAKPTQPEESGEALEFCYDEFGFRVDREGAEPGGGRPAGWPPEEDAPQRLRWQAHLEFTHNHDVGDLTWDQIAVSLPRSDKLRSLVLAGIPHGMRPQLWMRLSGALQKKRSSELTYREMVKNSSNDETLAAKQIEKDLLRTMPSNACFASTSSIGVPRLRRVLRALAWLYPEIGYCQGTGMVAACLLLFLEEEDAFWMMCAIIEDLLPASYFSTTLLGVQTDQRVLRHLIVQYLPRLDQLLQEHDIELSLITLHWFLTAFASVLHVRLLLRIWDLFFYDGSLVLFQATLGMLRLKEEELIQSENSASIFNTLSDIPTQMEDAELLLGEAMRLAGSLTAVAVETQRRKHLAYLIADQGPLGGPGTTPSLSQVVKRRTQRRKSAITSLLFGEDDLEALKAKNIKQTELLADLREAILRVARHFQCTDPKNCSMELTPDYSMESHQRDHENYVACLRSHRRRAKALLDFERHDDDELGFRKNDIITIVSQKDEHCWVGELNGLRGWFPAKFVEVLDERSKEYSIAGDDSVTEGVTDLVRGTLCPALKALLEHGLKKPSLLGGACHPWLFIEEAAGREVERDFDSVYSRLVLCKTYRLDEDGKVLTPEELLYRAVQSVNVSHDAAHAQMDVKLRSLICVGLNLSPVSRCCTCGSRFSAPACPPWRSGTSPGPSCAAPAGSRSSVSSGSSAALPSASPRTGSCPPRERRRSSR, encoded by the exons ATGTCAG GAAGCCACACGCCTTGTGCCAGTGGCCCCTTCTCAGCCCTGACTCCGAGCATATGGCCCCAGGAGATCCTGGCCAAGCCCACGCAG CCGGAGGAGTCGGGCGAGGCGCTGGAGTTCTGCTATGATGAGTTTGGCTTCCGAGTGGACAGGGAAG GCGCCGAGCCGGGGGGCGGCCGGCCGGCAGGGTGGCCCCCCGAGGAAGACGCCCCGCAGAGGCTGCGGTGGCAGGCCCACCTGGAGTTCACCCACAACCACGACGTGGGGGACCTCACCTGGGACCAGATCGCCGTGTCCCTGCCGCGCTCCGACAAGCTCCGCTCCCTGGTGCTGGCTGGCATCCCCCACGGCATGCGGCCGCAG CTGTGGATGCGGCTGTCGGGGGCGCTGCAGAAGAAGAGGAGCTCGGAGCTGACGTACCGGGAGATGGTGAAGAACAGCTCCAACGACGAGACCCTCGCCGCCAAGCAG ATCGAGAAGGACCTGCTGCGGACCATGCCCAGCAACGCCTGCTTCGCCTCCACGAGCAGCATCGGGGTGCCGCGCCTGCGCAGAGTCCTCCGCGCGCTCGCCTGGCTCTACCCCGAGATCGGCTACTGCCAGGGCACCGGCATG gtAGCCGCCTGCCTCCTGCtgttcctggaggaggaggacgcCTTCTGGATGATGTGCGCCATCATCGAGGACCTGCTCCCGGCCTCCTACTTCAGCACCACGCTGCTGGGCGTCCAGACGGACCAGCGGGTGCTGCGCCACCTCATCGTGCAGTACCTGCCGCGCCTGGACCAGCTGCTCCAGGAGCACGACATAG AGCTGTCCCTGATCACGCTGCACTGGTTCCTCACGGCCTTCGCCAGCGTGCTGCACGTCCGGCTGCTGCTGCGCATCTGGGACCTGTTCTTCTACGACGGCTCCCTGGTGCTGTTCCAGGCCACGCTGGGCATGCTGCGCCTCAAg GAGGAAGAGCTGATCCAGTCCGAGAACTCGGCCTCCATCTTCAACACGCTGTCGGACATCCCGACGCAGATGGAGGACGCGGAGCTGCTGCTGGGGGAGGCCATGCGGCTGGCCGGCTCCCTCACGGCCGTGGCGGTGGAGACCCAGCGCCGCAAGCACCTGGCCTACCTGATAGCGGACCAAGGCCCCCTCGGGGGCCCCGGCACCACCCCCAGCCTCTCTCAG gtCGTCAAGCGCAGGACCCAGCGCAGGAAGTCCGCCATCACCTCCCTGCTTTTCG GAGAGGACGACCTGGAGGCGCTCAAGGCCAAGAACATCAAGCAGACGGAGCTGCTGGCGGACCTGCGCGAGGCCATCCTGCGCGTGGCGCGCCATTTCCAGTGCACGGACCCCAAGAACTGCAGCATG GAGTTGACCCCCGACTACAGCATGGAGAGCCACCAGCGGGACCACGAGAACTACGTGGCCTGCCTGCGCAGCCACCGGCGCCGGGCCAAGGCCCTGCTGGACTTCGAGCGGCACGACGACGACGAGCTGGGCTTCCGCAAAAACGACATCATCACG ATCGTGTCTCAGAAGGACGAGCACTGCTGGGTGGGCGAGCTGAACGGCCTGCGAG GCTGGTTTCCAGCCAAGTTCGTGGAAGTCCTCGACGAGCGGAGCAAGGAG TACTCCATCGCGGGGGACGACTCTGTCACCGAGGGGGTCACAGACCTCGTCCGCGGGACCCTCTGCCCAGCCCTCAAGGCTCTGCTTGAACACGGACTCAAGAAGCCGTCGCTGCTCGGGGGCGCCTGCCACCCCTGGCTGTTCATCGAGGAG GCCGCGGGCCGCGAGGTGGAGCGAGACTTCGACTCCGTGTATTCCCGCCTGGTGCTCTGCAAGACGTACAG GTTGGATGAAGACGGCAAAGTGCTGACCCCGGAGGAGCTGCTCTACCGG GCCGTGCAGTCCGTGAACGTGAGCCACGACGCGGCGCACGCGCAGATGGACGTCAAGCTCCGCTCGCTGATCTGCGTGGGGCTCAA CCTGTCCCCAGTGAGCAGGTGCTGCACCTGTGGCTCGAGGTTCTCTGCTCCAGCCTGCCCACCGTGGAGAAGTGGTACCAGCCCTGGTCCTTCCTGCGCAGCCCCGGCTGGGTCCAGATCAAGTGTGAGCTCCG GGTCCTCTGCTGCTTTGCCTTCAGCCTCTCCCAGGACTGGGAGCTGCCCACCAAGAGAGAG GAGGAGAAGCAGCCGCTGA
- the Sgsm3 gene encoding small G protein signaling modulator 3 isoform X1 has translation MSGSHTPCASGPFSALTPSIWPQEILAKPTQPEESGEALEFCYDEFGFRVDREGAEPGGGRPAGWPPEEDAPQRLRWQAHLEFTHNHDVGDLTWDQIAVSLPRSDKLRSLVLAGIPHGMRPQLWMRLSGALQKKRSSELTYREMVKNSSNDETLAAKQIEKDLLRTMPSNACFASTSSIGVPRLRRVLRALAWLYPEIGYCQGTGMVAACLLLFLEEEDAFWMMCAIIEDLLPASYFSTTLLGVQTDQRVLRHLIVQYLPRLDQLLQEHDIELSLITLHWFLTAFASVLHVRLLLRIWDLFFYDGSLVLFQATLGMLRLKEEELIQSENSASIFNTLSDIPTQMEDAELLLGEAMRLAGSLTAVAVETQRRKHLAYLIADQGPLGGPGTTPSLSQVVKRRTQRRKSAITSLLFGEDDLEALKAKNIKQTELLADLREAILRVARHFQCTDPKNCSMELTPDYSMESHQRDHENYVACLRSHRRRAKALLDFERHDDDELGFRKNDIITIVSQKDEHCWVGELNGLRGWFPAKFVEVLDERSKEYSIAGDDSVTEGVTDLVRGTLCPALKALLEHGLKKPSLLGGACHPWLFIEEAAGREVERDFDSVYSRLVLCKTYRLDEDGKVLTPEELLYRAVQSVNVSHDAAHAQMDVKLRSLICVGLNEQVLHLWLEVLCSSLPTVEKWYQPWSFLRSPGWVQIKCELRVLCCFAFSLSQDWELPTKREEEKQPLKEGVQDMLVKHHLFSWDIDG, from the exons ATGTCAG GAAGCCACACGCCTTGTGCCAGTGGCCCCTTCTCAGCCCTGACTCCGAGCATATGGCCCCAGGAGATCCTGGCCAAGCCCACGCAG CCGGAGGAGTCGGGCGAGGCGCTGGAGTTCTGCTATGATGAGTTTGGCTTCCGAGTGGACAGGGAAG GCGCCGAGCCGGGGGGCGGCCGGCCGGCAGGGTGGCCCCCCGAGGAAGACGCCCCGCAGAGGCTGCGGTGGCAGGCCCACCTGGAGTTCACCCACAACCACGACGTGGGGGACCTCACCTGGGACCAGATCGCCGTGTCCCTGCCGCGCTCCGACAAGCTCCGCTCCCTGGTGCTGGCTGGCATCCCCCACGGCATGCGGCCGCAG CTGTGGATGCGGCTGTCGGGGGCGCTGCAGAAGAAGAGGAGCTCGGAGCTGACGTACCGGGAGATGGTGAAGAACAGCTCCAACGACGAGACCCTCGCCGCCAAGCAG ATCGAGAAGGACCTGCTGCGGACCATGCCCAGCAACGCCTGCTTCGCCTCCACGAGCAGCATCGGGGTGCCGCGCCTGCGCAGAGTCCTCCGCGCGCTCGCCTGGCTCTACCCCGAGATCGGCTACTGCCAGGGCACCGGCATG gtAGCCGCCTGCCTCCTGCtgttcctggaggaggaggacgcCTTCTGGATGATGTGCGCCATCATCGAGGACCTGCTCCCGGCCTCCTACTTCAGCACCACGCTGCTGGGCGTCCAGACGGACCAGCGGGTGCTGCGCCACCTCATCGTGCAGTACCTGCCGCGCCTGGACCAGCTGCTCCAGGAGCACGACATAG AGCTGTCCCTGATCACGCTGCACTGGTTCCTCACGGCCTTCGCCAGCGTGCTGCACGTCCGGCTGCTGCTGCGCATCTGGGACCTGTTCTTCTACGACGGCTCCCTGGTGCTGTTCCAGGCCACGCTGGGCATGCTGCGCCTCAAg GAGGAAGAGCTGATCCAGTCCGAGAACTCGGCCTCCATCTTCAACACGCTGTCGGACATCCCGACGCAGATGGAGGACGCGGAGCTGCTGCTGGGGGAGGCCATGCGGCTGGCCGGCTCCCTCACGGCCGTGGCGGTGGAGACCCAGCGCCGCAAGCACCTGGCCTACCTGATAGCGGACCAAGGCCCCCTCGGGGGCCCCGGCACCACCCCCAGCCTCTCTCAG gtCGTCAAGCGCAGGACCCAGCGCAGGAAGTCCGCCATCACCTCCCTGCTTTTCG GAGAGGACGACCTGGAGGCGCTCAAGGCCAAGAACATCAAGCAGACGGAGCTGCTGGCGGACCTGCGCGAGGCCATCCTGCGCGTGGCGCGCCATTTCCAGTGCACGGACCCCAAGAACTGCAGCATG GAGTTGACCCCCGACTACAGCATGGAGAGCCACCAGCGGGACCACGAGAACTACGTGGCCTGCCTGCGCAGCCACCGGCGCCGGGCCAAGGCCCTGCTGGACTTCGAGCGGCACGACGACGACGAGCTGGGCTTCCGCAAAAACGACATCATCACG ATCGTGTCTCAGAAGGACGAGCACTGCTGGGTGGGCGAGCTGAACGGCCTGCGAG GCTGGTTTCCAGCCAAGTTCGTGGAAGTCCTCGACGAGCGGAGCAAGGAG TACTCCATCGCGGGGGACGACTCTGTCACCGAGGGGGTCACAGACCTCGTCCGCGGGACCCTCTGCCCAGCCCTCAAGGCTCTGCTTGAACACGGACTCAAGAAGCCGTCGCTGCTCGGGGGCGCCTGCCACCCCTGGCTGTTCATCGAGGAG GCCGCGGGCCGCGAGGTGGAGCGAGACTTCGACTCCGTGTATTCCCGCCTGGTGCTCTGCAAGACGTACAG GTTGGATGAAGACGGCAAAGTGCTGACCCCGGAGGAGCTGCTCTACCGG GCCGTGCAGTCCGTGAACGTGAGCCACGACGCGGCGCACGCGCAGATGGACGTCAAGCTCCGCTCGCTGATCTGCGTGGGGCTCAA TGAGCAGGTGCTGCACCTGTGGCTCGAGGTTCTCTGCTCCAGCCTGCCCACCGTGGAGAAGTGGTACCAGCCCTGGTCCTTCCTGCGCAGCCCCGGCTGGGTCCAGATCAAGTGTGAGCTCCG GGTCCTCTGCTGCTTTGCCTTCAGCCTCTCCCAGGACTGGGAGCTGCCCACCAAGAGAGAG GAGGAGAAGCAGCCGCTGAAGGAGGGCGTTCAGGACATGCTGGTGAAGCACCACCTCTTCAGCTGGGACATCGACGGCTGA